ACCCCTTCCTGCGGGTCCTCCACACGTTGATCGGAATGCAGCGCAGCGCACCCATCTCGACGCAGGAAGCCACCAGGCCGCAGTTCACCCTCGCCGACATCGAGCGGGAAGTCCCAGGGCTGCCCAAGCGCTTCGTGGCCAGGCTCCCGGGCGTCCTGGCGCTGGAACCGGCGACATGGGGCGGTTCCAGTGGCGGCACCGCGGCGGAAGGCACCTGGTGGCGTGAGCTGCGCCGGGAGATCCGCCAGTACAAGGAGGCCAAGACCCTCCACGACTACGTCCAGACCACCACCCGCCTCATCACCGCCCAGGCGAGCGAAATCCCGGGCACTGCCCCCGTCATGCCGGCCCCGGCGACGAGCGCCGCCCCAGGCCCCTACGTCGACGAAGCTCTGATCGCCGCCCTGGAAGCCAAGGACACCACTCTCCAGCTCGACAAGCTGCTCGCCCTGGTGGGCGAGCTCAACGCCAACCACGCCGATCGGCACACCTACGCCTGCCAGATGCTGCTGCGCGCCATCCTCGACCATGTCCCGCCCGCCTTCGGGCACCGTACGTTCGAGCAGGTGGTAGCCAACGTGGCGTTCGGCCAGACCGACAAGGCATACATCAAGAAGCTCACCGCCTTCCGCAACAGCGGCGATGACGCCCTGCACCGACCGATGAGCACCAAGCCCAGCCTCCTCAACATGGACGACCTGCCGCCTCGCACGTACATCAACGTGCTGCTTCAAGCCGTGCTGGACAGCCTTCCTTCGGTTCCGCAGCCCACGGCCCACGTTGGCGGCGCGTGACCCGAGCGCATGGGTCCGGACCACCTGGTCCGGACCCCTGGCATGCTGCGCGTCCGACTGCGATGTGCCGGTTTGGTGTCAGTGGGTGGGTGTCAGTGACGGGGTGTCAGGTGGGGGTGTTTGTGCTGGTGGGGTGTTGAGGTCGGGGCGGGGTCACTGACGTGGGGTGGTGTCTGTTGCCGATGCCACTGTCGTGGGGCGGTACACCCCATCTCGTGTCGCTGTCACGGGAACGGTATTTCTGATCTTTTTGCGGGGCGGGTGGGTTCACGGTGGTCTTCTGTCGGGCGTGTGGCCGGGGGAGGACCGGGTGGGGGAGCGGGAGCTTGAGGGCTTGGTCTCGGTGTCGCGGCCGGTGTTGGTGGGGCGGTTGCTTCAGCTGGATGCGGCTGGTGGTGTGACGTCGGCGCATGTGCGGGCGGGGGCGCAGTTGGCGGGGGTGCATCCGCGGACGGTGTGGCGGTGGGTGGAGGCGGCGCGCAGTGAGGGCCGTGTGGAGCGTCGGAGGCGTTCCCGGTTCGAGTTGTCGGAGGAGGCGTGGGAGGTACTGGCGCAGGCGGGCGGCAATGTGTCTGTGTTCTACCGGCATTTGAAGGAGTGCGGGGACGGGGATGCGGGAGTGTCGCTGGCTTCGGTGTACCGAGCGGTTCAGCGTGAGCTGGCCTCGGGGCGGGTGTTGCCGGACCGTGCCGTGGTACGCCGGGCGCGGGCTGAGCGGGAGGCCCGGCAGGCTCTGGCAGACCTTGCCGTCGCGGGTGTGGGCACCGGCACGCCGTCTGCTTGTGCCGCGGCTGGTCCGGCTGAGCTGACGCCCGCAGGGCGGGAGGCCGCGCCGGCGGGGGACGTGCCGGGCGTGGTGGTGCCGATGGGGGCTCAGGCGGTGCGTACGGCGTCGGTGCGTGCGGTGGCCGAGGCGGTGGGGCAGGCGATGGCGGCCGGGGGCGCGGCGTGTGTGTTCGGGGATGCGGGGCGGGGCAAGACGGTGGCGCTGCGGATGGCGCTGTCGGATCCGCCGGTGGGCTGGGGCGTGTCGTGGGTGCGGGTGCCGGTGCGTCCGTCGGTGTCGGAACTGCGGCGGGCGGTGTTCGAGGCTCTGGTGTTGCCGGGCCGGTTTCCGCACCGTTCGGCCGAGGCCGATGAGCGGATCGTCGGCGCCCTGGACGAGGCTCGGGTGCTGGTGGTGGATGAGGCACAACGGTTGCCAGCGCCGTGTCTGGAGTATCTGCAGTCGTTGTGGGACCACCCGCAGGCCCGGGTGGCGCTGGTGCTGTGCGGGGCGGGTAGCGAGCGCGCGGTGGCGCGTGTGCCGCAGTTGGCGTCGCGGGTCTGCGCGTGGCAGGAGGTAGGGCGTCTCGCCGGGAGCGAGGTGGCTGCGACGGTGTCTGCCTTTCATCCGCTGTGGGCTGGCGTCGCGGGTGGGGAGGTGGCGTGGATCGACCAGTCCTGCACGCACGGTGTCTTCCGTACCTGGGCTGCCTTGACGACGCATCTGCAGAACGCGCTGCTTACCGTGCCGGATGCGACGGTGGACCGGGCGCTGCTGCGGCGTCTGTTCCGGCGTTTGAGCCCTCCGGTCTGAGCG
The sequence above is a segment of the Streptomyces sp. NBC_01224 genome. Coding sequences within it:
- a CDS encoding ATP-binding protein, whose amino-acid sequence is MGERELEGLVSVSRPVLVGRLLQLDAAGGVTSAHVRAGAQLAGVHPRTVWRWVEAARSEGRVERRRRSRFELSEEAWEVLAQAGGNVSVFYRHLKECGDGDAGVSLASVYRAVQRELASGRVLPDRAVVRRARAEREARQALADLAVAGVGTGTPSACAAAGPAELTPAGREAAPAGDVPGVVVPMGAQAVRTASVRAVAEAVGQAMAAGGAACVFGDAGRGKTVALRMALSDPPVGWGVSWVRVPVRPSVSELRRAVFEALVLPGRFPHRSAEADERIVGALDEARVLVVDEAQRLPAPCLEYLQSLWDHPQARVALVLCGAGSERAVARVPQLASRVCAWQEVGRLAGSEVAATVSAFHPLWAGVAGGEVAWIDQSCTHGVFRTWAALTTHLQNALLTVPDATVDRALLRRLFRRLSPPV